In Rubrobacter radiotolerans DSM 5868, a genomic segment contains:
- a CDS encoding GNAT family N-acetyltransferase: MPKTHTYRSLTLHDGTELRVRPVRPEDAGALRRLVGRLSERTTYLRYFGPLKELGEKKARHFAEVDGYDRFALVALDPEDEGEIVAVVRFDREREKSEDQAEYAALVEDRFQGRGLGIGMTRLVIEAARERSINKLFALVLAENSRMLGLLRALDLPEKLYWEDGANRIEIDLR; the protein is encoded by the coding sequence ATGCCAAAGACACATACATATAGGAGCCTTACCCTTCACGACGGGACGGAGCTTCGGGTCCGTCCGGTGAGGCCGGAGGACGCCGGGGCTTTGCGGCGGCTGGTCGGGCGGCTGAGCGAGCGGACGACGTACCTGCGGTACTTCGGACCGTTGAAGGAGCTTGGCGAGAAGAAGGCGCGGCACTTTGCGGAGGTGGACGGTTACGACCGGTTCGCGCTGGTCGCGCTCGACCCGGAGGACGAGGGGGAGATCGTCGCGGTCGTCCGCTTCGACCGGGAGCGGGAGAAGAGCGAGGACCAGGCCGAGTATGCCGCCCTGGTCGAGGACCGTTTCCAGGGTCGGGGGCTCGGCATCGGGATGACCCGTCTCGTTATAGAGGCCGCCCGCGAGCGCAGCATAAACAAGCTCTTCGCGCTCGTCCTTGCGGAGAACAGCCGCATGCTCGGCCTGCTGCGCGCCCTCGACCTCCCCGAGAAGCTCTACTGGGAGGACGGGGCGAACAGGATCGAGATAGACCTCCGGTAG
- a CDS encoding PPOX class F420-dependent oxidoreductase, which produces MTTAERNLFMGEGRKTAALATVRKDGRPHVAPVWFVMDGDDVVFMTGRDTVKGHAIRREGRVALAVDDPNPPFAFATVEGTVEHRDCADIPEESLQWSTRIAARYVGEERAEEFGRRNAVPGELLVRVKVTNAASNNDMLA; this is translated from the coding sequence ATGACGACCGCCGAGCGCAACCTCTTCATGGGCGAGGGGCGCAAGACCGCGGCGCTTGCAACCGTGAGAAAGGACGGAAGGCCCCACGTCGCGCCCGTGTGGTTTGTCATGGACGGCGACGACGTCGTCTTTATGACCGGCCGCGACACCGTGAAGGGACATGCGATTCGGCGCGAGGGCCGCGTCGCGCTCGCCGTCGACGACCCGAACCCGCCCTTCGCCTTCGCGACCGTCGAGGGAACGGTCGAGCACCGGGACTGCGCAGACATACCGGAAGAGTCTCTTCAGTGGTCCACAAGGATCGCCGCCCGCTACGTCGGGGAGGAGCGGGCCGAGGAGTTCGGCCGAAGAAACGCCGTCCCGGGGGAGCTGCTCGTCCGGGTAAAGGTAACGAACGCCGCCTCGAACAACGACATGCTGGCCTGA
- a CDS encoding VOC family protein, with product MSIHPETHVGRVELTVADIERALGFYRDILGFEVEREDGEARLSADGRELVVLRESPGAEPQPEGTTGLYHYAILLPDRPSLGRVLKRLTSSGYPLWGASDHLVSEALYLDDPDGNGIEIYRDRPRDEWRTTPDGSLQMATLRLDLRSVLDAGAGEEWSGPPPGTTIGHMHLHVGDLGKAEEFYSGVLGLDVTVRYAGAASFLSAGGYHHHLGVNVWAGQDAPPPPEGSAGLRRFELVLPDAAELDRVRERLDAAGVHYDREDGAINLKDPWGSGIALVVEGLEGGE from the coding sequence ATGAGCATCCATCCAGAGACACACGTAGGCCGCGTGGAGCTTACCGTTGCGGACATCGAGCGCGCGCTCGGTTTCTACCGGGACATCCTCGGTTTCGAGGTGGAAAGAGAAGACGGCGAGGCGCGGCTTTCGGCGGACGGGCGGGAGCTTGTAGTCCTGCGTGAGTCCCCCGGAGCCGAGCCGCAGCCCGAGGGCACGACCGGGCTCTACCACTACGCGATCCTGCTCCCCGACCGGCCGTCGCTCGGACGCGTGCTGAAGCGGCTCACGTCGAGCGGTTACCCGCTCTGGGGGGCCTCGGATCACCTGGTGAGCGAGGCGCTCTACCTCGATGACCCGGACGGGAACGGGATCGAGATCTACCGCGACCGGCCCCGCGACGAGTGGCGCACCACCCCCGACGGCAGCCTTCAGATGGCGACCCTGCGCCTCGACCTGCGCTCGGTCCTCGACGCCGGGGCGGGGGAGGAGTGGTCCGGACCGCCGCCCGGAACGACGATCGGCCACATGCACCTCCACGTCGGGGACCTCGGGAAGGCCGAGGAGTTCTACTCCGGCGTGCTCGGCCTCGACGTTACCGTCCGCTACGCCGGAGCGGCCTCGTTCCTCTCGGCGGGCGGCTACCATCACCACCTCGGGGTGAACGTCTGGGCCGGTCAGGACGCCCCGCCCCCTCCCGAGGGGAGCGCCGGGCTGCGCCGCTTCGAGCTCGTCCTCCCCGACGCCGCCGAGCTCGACCGTGTGAGGGAGCGGCTCGACGCGGCCGGGGTCCACTACGACCGAGAGGACGGCGCCATCAACCTCAAGGACCCGTGGGGGAGCGGTATAGCCCTCGTCGTCGAGGGACTAGAAGGCGGAGAGTAG
- a CDS encoding 3-oxoacyl-ACP reductase family protein — translation MGSLEGSVAVVTGAGRGLGAAIAKDLAAGGAKVVVNYSRSKEPAEGVVKEIESNGGEAVAVQGDVSDPEQAKSLIDQAVEQYGKIDVLVNNAGITIDKTMKKMTPEDWDKVITVDLNSCFYTFKAAMEHLIESSGRVINISSFVGQAGNFGQANYSAAKAGVIGFTKTAAKEMARSGVTVNAICPGFIETDMFADVPEKVVEERIIPMIPLGRIGQPEDVAKAVRYLVVDGDYITGQTLNVNGGVYI, via the coding sequence ATGGGGAGTCTTGAGGGTTCTGTAGCGGTTGTGACGGGTGCCGGGAGGGGTCTTGGCGCGGCGATTGCGAAGGATCTGGCCGCGGGGGGTGCGAAGGTAGTTGTGAACTACTCGCGCAGCAAGGAGCCTGCGGAGGGAGTGGTGAAGGAGATCGAGTCGAACGGCGGCGAGGCGGTCGCCGTGCAGGGCGACGTCTCGGACCCGGAGCAGGCAAAGAGCCTTATAGATCAGGCGGTCGAGCAGTACGGCAAGATCGACGTTCTGGTGAACAACGCCGGGATCACGATCGACAAGACGATGAAGAAGATGACCCCCGAGGACTGGGACAAGGTCATCACAGTAGATCTGAACAGCTGCTTCTACACTTTCAAGGCGGCGATGGAGCACCTGATCGAGTCCAGCGGACGGGTCATAAACATAAGCTCGTTTGTCGGGCAGGCGGGGAACTTCGGACAGGCGAACTACTCGGCGGCGAAGGCCGGGGTCATAGGCTTCACCAAGACGGCGGCGAAGGAGATGGCTCGAAGCGGGGTCACGGTGAACGCCATCTGTCCCGGCTTTATCGAGACGGACATGTTCGCCGACGTGCCGGAGAAGGTCGTCGAGGAGCGGATCATACCCATGATCCCGCTCGGCAGAATCGGCCAGCCCGAGGACGTCGCCAAGGCCGTTCGATACCTCGTCGTCGACGGCGACTACATAACCGGCCAGACCCTCAACGTCAACGGCGGCGTCTACATCTAG
- the phaQ gene encoding poly-beta-hydroxybutyrate-responsive repressor, whose translation MTNEERKPETEGRTERAPRGSREEIFRGVEARPRNWLVPVILLSLREWNSYGYELMERSARFGFEAMNPGTLYRTLRQMEKDGIVESSWETSKGGPARRMYSITDAGKAYLDFWAKSLEQYQRTMDTFFRMYTGQPLPREEKEDKEEE comes from the coding sequence ATGACGAACGAAGAGAGGAAGCCGGAGACGGAGGGACGTACGGAGCGGGCTCCGAGGGGTTCTCGGGAGGAGATCTTCCGTGGGGTGGAGGCCCGGCCGAGGAACTGGCTGGTGCCGGTTATCCTGCTCTCTCTGCGGGAGTGGAACTCGTACGGATACGAGCTGATGGAGCGCTCTGCGCGCTTCGGGTTTGAGGCGATGAACCCCGGCACGCTCTACCGGACGCTGAGGCAGATGGAGAAGGACGGCATCGTCGAGTCCTCGTGGGAGACCTCGAAGGGCGGACCGGCGAGGCGGATGTACTCCATAACCGACGCGGGGAAGGCCTACCTCGATTTCTGGGCGAAGTCGCTGGAGCAGTACCAGCGCACCATGGACACTTTCTTCCGTATGTACACGGGACAGCCGCTCCCCCGTGAGGAGAAGGAAGACAAGGAAGAAGAGTAG
- a CDS encoding SDR family NAD(P)-dependent oxidoreductase, which yields MGRLSGRVAVVTGAARGIGAAEAIRLAQDGANVAVLDLSAEACQETVEAIEATGAEGIAVACDVSSGQQVEAAFAEVAERFGRIDILVNNAGIIRDNLSFKMSEEDWDLVLDVHLKGSFLCSKAVQKYMVEQEYGKIVMTSSIVAQGNRGQANYSAAKGALQSLAATLAIELGRFNINVNAIAPGWIETEMTREAAERAGMSMDEMKDRFAKGIPLKRFGRVDDISNVVSFLVSDEASYISGETIHIAGGPASSVI from the coding sequence ATGGGCAGACTGAGCGGCCGGGTGGCCGTTGTAACGGGCGCGGCGCGAGGCATCGGGGCTGCGGAGGCCATTCGTCTGGCGCAGGACGGGGCGAACGTGGCTGTGCTCGACTTGTCGGCGGAGGCGTGTCAGGAGACGGTCGAGGCGATCGAGGCAACGGGTGCCGAGGGGATCGCGGTTGCGTGCGACGTATCGAGCGGGCAGCAGGTCGAGGCGGCGTTCGCGGAGGTTGCAGAGCGGTTCGGGCGGATCGACATCCTGGTGAACAACGCGGGGATTATCCGCGACAACCTCTCGTTCAAGATGAGCGAGGAGGACTGGGACCTTGTTCTGGACGTTCACCTGAAGGGGAGCTTTCTCTGCTCGAAGGCCGTTCAGAAGTACATGGTCGAGCAGGAGTACGGCAAGATCGTGATGACGAGCTCGATCGTGGCGCAGGGGAACCGGGGTCAGGCGAACTACTCGGCGGCGAAGGGGGCGCTCCAGTCGCTCGCGGCGACGCTCGCCATCGAGCTTGGCAGGTTCAACATAAACGTCAACGCCATTGCGCCGGGGTGGATCGAGACTGAGATGACCCGCGAGGCCGCCGAGCGGGCCGGGATGAGCATGGACGAGATGAAGGACCGCTTCGCGAAGGGCATCCCGCTCAAGAGGTTCGGGCGGGTGGACGACATCTCGAACGTCGTCTCCTTCCTTGTCTCCGACGAGGCGTCCTACATCAGCGGTGAGACCATCCACATCGCCGGAGGTCCGGCGAGTTCCGTGATCTAG
- a CDS encoding thiolase family protein, protein MSFGNGNGGEIVISTPLRTAIGTFGGTIKDVPATTLGATVGKEVISRSGVAPDQVDQCIVGNILSAGQGMNPGRQVGIYSGLPVETPGLTLNRMCGSGLQAIVSAAQEVALGDAEVVLAGGIESMDNAPFLLPKARYGYRMGMPKADMYDHMVYDGLWDVFNDYHMGNTAENVAEKYNVTREDQDAYAARSHQRATKAMNEGYFEDQIVPVEVKQRKETVQFTRDEHVREGATAEGLSKLKPVFKRDGGTVTAANASGINDGAGMMLVTSSKKAEELGLPVAGRLVSAAVAGVEPSMMGIGMVPASQKALKKANISAEDLDIVEANEAFSSIAVAVGRELGVPEEKLNPLGGAVALGHPIGATGAILTVKILHELARTNGRYGLVTLCIGGGMGIAAVFERV, encoded by the coding sequence ATGAGCTTTGGCAACGGCAACGGGGGGGAGATCGTTATCTCCACGCCCCTCAGGACGGCGATAGGCACGTTCGGCGGGACGATAAAGGATGTCCCGGCAACGACGCTCGGGGCGACGGTGGGCAAGGAAGTGATCTCGCGCAGCGGGGTCGCACCCGATCAGGTCGACCAGTGCATTGTCGGCAACATCCTCTCGGCCGGTCAGGGGATGAACCCGGGCCGTCAGGTAGGGATCTACTCGGGGCTTCCGGTCGAGACGCCGGGCCTGACGCTCAACCGGATGTGCGGTTCGGGGCTTCAGGCGATCGTCTCTGCGGCTCAGGAGGTCGCGCTCGGGGACGCGGAGGTGGTCCTTGCGGGCGGCATCGAGAGCATGGACAATGCGCCGTTCCTTCTGCCGAAGGCGCGCTACGGCTACCGGATGGGGATGCCCAAGGCCGACATGTACGACCACATGGTCTATGACGGGCTGTGGGACGTCTTCAATGACTATCACATGGGCAACACCGCCGAGAACGTCGCCGAGAAGTACAACGTAACGCGCGAGGACCAGGACGCCTACGCCGCGCGCAGCCACCAGCGGGCGACAAAGGCAATGAACGAGGGCTACTTCGAGGACCAGATCGTCCCCGTCGAGGTCAAGCAGCGCAAGGAGACGGTCCAGTTCACGCGCGACGAGCACGTCCGCGAGGGCGCGACGGCCGAGGGTCTCTCGAAGCTCAAGCCGGTCTTCAAGCGCGACGGCGGCACGGTAACGGCGGCGAACGCGAGCGGCATCAACGACGGCGCGGGGATGATGCTCGTAACCTCCTCGAAGAAGGCCGAGGAGCTTGGTCTGCCCGTGGCCGGAAGGCTCGTCTCGGCGGCGGTGGCGGGGGTCGAGCCCTCGATGATGGGCATCGGAATGGTCCCGGCGAGCCAGAAGGCGCTCAAGAAGGCGAACATCTCGGCCGAGGACCTGGACATCGTCGAGGCGAACGAGGCGTTCTCCTCGATCGCGGTTGCGGTCGGGCGGGAGCTCGGGGTGCCGGAGGAGAAGCTGAACCCGCTCGGCGGCGCGGTCGCGCTCGGGCACCCGATCGGGGCGACGGGGGCGATCCTCACGGTGAAGATCCTCCACGAGCTTGCCCGCACGAACGGACGCTACGGTCTCGTTACCCTCTGCATCGGGGGCGGTATGGGAATCGCCGCCGTCTTCGAGCGGGTCTAG
- a CDS encoding DoxX family protein, which produces MGSVAVGLLLLRVVLGALLIPHGMQKLFGSFGGGGPKGTGAFFEQIGIKPGYAFALAAGLAEFVGGVLIILGFLTPLAAVAVIATMAVAALTVHLKNGFFATAGGYEYNLALIGMALVLLVTGAGVISLDALFGIFW; this is translated from the coding sequence ATGGGGAGCGTAGCGGTAGGGTTGCTTTTGTTGCGGGTGGTGCTTGGGGCGTTGTTGATCCCGCACGGGATGCAGAAGCTTTTCGGGTCTTTCGGGGGTGGCGGCCCGAAGGGCACGGGGGCGTTCTTCGAGCAGATCGGCATAAAGCCCGGGTATGCGTTCGCGCTCGCGGCGGGGCTTGCTGAGTTTGTCGGGGGCGTCCTGATAATCCTCGGGTTCCTGACGCCGCTCGCGGCAGTGGCCGTGATCGCGACGATGGCGGTCGCCGCCCTGACCGTCCACCTGAAGAACGGCTTCTTCGCGACCGCGGGCGGCTACGAGTACAACCTCGCCCTGATCGGGATGGCGCTCGTTCTGCTCGTCACCGGTGCCGGAGTGATAAGCCTCGACGCCCTGTTCGGGATATTCTGGTAG
- a CDS encoding winged helix-turn-helix transcriptional regulator, which produces MQRSEERARDYSERFCPRYQRAVEIVGRRWSGAILQVMLAGATRFGEILDAVPDLSNRMLSERLREFEEEGIAERVVIPERPVRVEYRLTEKGRALHDVVDALSRWSARWIEVPEPEA; this is translated from the coding sequence ATGCAGAGAAGCGAGGAACGAGCGAGGGACTATTCGGAGCGGTTCTGTCCGCGGTATCAGCGGGCGGTGGAGATCGTCGGCCGGCGGTGGAGCGGGGCGATTTTGCAGGTGATGCTTGCTGGGGCGACGCGTTTCGGGGAGATCCTCGACGCGGTGCCGGACCTCTCGAACCGGATGCTCTCGGAGCGGCTGCGGGAGTTCGAGGAGGAGGGGATCGCAGAGAGGGTCGTTATCCCCGAGCGGCCGGTGCGCGTCGAGTACCGGCTGACGGAGAAGGGGCGGGCGCTTCACGACGTGGTGGACGCGCTCTCGCGCTGGTCGGCGCGGTGGATCGAGGTCCCGGAGCCGGAGGCGTAG
- a CDS encoding fumarylacetoacetate hydrolase family protein has protein sequence MCYSQNGGGPKVGILEGETIVPLMDGDVLDHIKSGKAEPGSGSESGTVPLSDVRLLAPIRKPEKFIGIGLNYSDHAAETGAEIPDKPIVFAKYANSIVGPDEPVVIPPITEKADYEAELAVVIGREAKNVSAAEALDYVFGYTNCNDVSARDLQFSEGGQWTRSKSIDTFAPIGPFIATADEVPDPQNLSVRLTLNGEVVQDGSTAKMIFPVSELIEFLSSGMTLSPGDIISTGTPPGVGSARTPQLFLKPGDSMTVEIEGLGSLTNPVK, from the coding sequence GTGTGCTACTCGCAGAACGGCGGTGGACCGAAGGTCGGCATCCTCGAAGGGGAGACGATCGTCCCCCTCATGGACGGCGACGTCCTCGACCACATAAAGAGCGGCAAGGCCGAGCCCGGGAGCGGCTCGGAGAGCGGCACGGTTCCCCTTTCGGACGTGCGCCTCCTCGCCCCGATAAGAAAGCCCGAGAAGTTTATCGGCATCGGCCTCAACTACAGCGACCACGCCGCAGAGACGGGGGCCGAGATCCCGGACAAGCCCATTGTCTTCGCCAAGTACGCGAACTCGATCGTAGGCCCCGACGAGCCGGTCGTCATACCGCCCATAACCGAGAAGGCCGACTACGAGGCGGAGCTCGCCGTCGTTATCGGCCGCGAGGCAAAGAACGTCTCCGCCGCAGAAGCCCTCGACTACGTCTTCGGCTACACGAACTGCAACGACGTCTCAGCCCGCGACCTCCAGTTCTCCGAGGGCGGTCAGTGGACGCGAAGCAAATCAATAGACACCTTCGCCCCGATCGGTCCCTTCATCGCCACCGCAGACGAGGTCCCCGACCCCCAGAACCTCTCCGTCAGGCTCACCCTCAACGGCGAGGTCGTCCAGGACGGCTCGACAGCGAAGATGATCTTCCCCGTCTCGGAGCTTATCGAGTTCCTCTCGTCCGGCATGACCCTCTCCCCCGGAGACATCATCTCCACCGGCACCCCGCCCGGCGTCGGAAGCGCCCGCACCCCGCAACTCTTCCTCAAGCCCGGCGACTCCATGACCGTCGAGATAGAGGGCCTCGGAAGCCTCACAAACCCCGTAAAGTAG
- a CDS encoding quinone oxidoreductase family protein: MRAIVVEEFGGPEVLELAEVERPEPGPGEVLVRVESAGINYADTMRRQNQYLKKQTLPFVPGSEVAGTVEALGSGVSNVSEGDRIVNLGNDGGYAEYAVVPSRTVIPVPDGLGPDEAAAIPLQGLTAYHVLKTTGRLAEGESVVVHAAAGGVGYLAVQMAKLMGAGTVIATASNQEKLNLAKDLGADVVIDYTESSWPESVKTATGGRGADVILEMVGGDFPEKNLDCLAPFGRMVVYGAASGEPSSVELFRLMRRQQTVSGFFLPWVLDDTDLLAASMGEILSWLGSGELKLNVGGRYPLSDAAKAHADLEGRKTVGKLVLNP, translated from the coding sequence ATGCGGGCGATAGTCGTGGAGGAGTTCGGTGGTCCCGAGGTCCTTGAACTGGCCGAGGTCGAGCGGCCGGAGCCGGGGCCCGGGGAGGTCCTTGTCCGGGTGGAGTCGGCCGGGATCAACTACGCAGACACCATGCGCCGCCAGAACCAGTACCTCAAAAAGCAGACGCTCCCCTTTGTCCCGGGCTCGGAGGTCGCCGGGACGGTCGAGGCTCTGGGTTCCGGCGTCTCGAACGTCTCGGAAGGCGACCGGATCGTCAACCTCGGAAACGACGGGGGCTATGCCGAGTACGCGGTCGTCCCTTCCCGGACCGTGATCCCGGTCCCCGATGGTCTCGGTCCGGATGAGGCGGCGGCCATCCCGCTTCAGGGCCTTACGGCCTACCACGTCCTGAAGACGACGGGGCGGCTCGCGGAGGGCGAGTCGGTCGTGGTCCATGCGGCGGCGGGCGGTGTCGGCTACCTCGCCGTTCAGATGGCGAAGCTCATGGGCGCGGGGACCGTGATCGCGACCGCCTCGAACCAGGAGAAGCTCAACCTAGCAAAGGACCTCGGGGCGGACGTCGTGATCGACTACACCGAAAGCTCCTGGCCCGAGAGCGTAAAGACCGCAACGGGCGGCCGGGGGGCGGACGTGATCCTGGAGATGGTCGGCGGCGACTTCCCGGAGAAGAACCTCGACTGCCTCGCGCCCTTCGGCCGGATGGTCGTCTACGGCGCGGCCTCCGGCGAGCCGAGCAGCGTCGAGCTCTTCCGCCTGATGCGCAGGCAGCAGACCGTGAGCGGCTTTTTCCTGCCCTGGGTCCTGGACGACACCGACCTCCTCGCCGCGAGCATGGGGGAGATCCTGTCCTGGCTCGGCTCCGGCGAGCTGAAGCTGAACGTCGGCGGTCGCTACCCGCTCTCCGACGCCGCCAAAGCTCACGCCGACCTCGAAGGCCGAAAGACGGTCGGAAAGCTCGTCCTCAACCCGTAA
- a CDS encoding CaiB/BaiF CoA transferase family protein translates to MALPLEGLRVLDLSRVLAGPYATMLLADLGADVLKIEHPERGDDTRGWGPPFVGGESAYFLSTNRNKRSVAVDLKSEAGLEKTKKLARTADVLIENMRRGTLEKLGLGYGELKRSNPRLVYCSITGFGPGPDKDRPGYDFLIQARAGVMGITGWPDGEPTKVGVAVADMVCGLYASNAVLAALHRRSETGEGSHIEVPLFESTLSWLGNRAQEYLVTGEDTGRMGNEHPTLVPYQTFEAKDKTIAVAVGNDAQFERLCRAVERDDLAEDGRFAKNSGRVENRAELTAELQRTFTKRSASDWISTIREAGVPCGPVNTLAEVFEDRHVLESGMLREVDHPAAGTLRMLTSPLLVDGERPGVRRPPPRLGEHTEEAGWE, encoded by the coding sequence GTGGCGCTCCCGCTAGAAGGTCTCAGGGTCCTCGACCTCTCGCGCGTCCTCGCTGGTCCGTACGCGACGATGCTCCTCGCCGACCTCGGGGCCGACGTGCTAAAGATAGAGCACCCCGAACGCGGCGACGACACCCGCGGCTGGGGTCCCCCATTCGTCGGCGGCGAGTCGGCGTACTTCCTCTCGACGAACCGCAACAAGCGCTCCGTCGCGGTAGATCTCAAATCCGAAGCAGGGCTCGAAAAGACAAAGAAGCTCGCAAGAACGGCAGATGTCCTTATAGAGAACATGCGTCGCGGGACGCTTGAGAAGCTCGGCCTCGGCTACGGGGAGCTCAAAAGGTCCAACCCGCGCCTCGTCTACTGCTCGATCACGGGCTTCGGCCCCGGCCCGGACAAAGACCGTCCCGGCTACGACTTTCTTATACAGGCCCGGGCGGGCGTCATGGGCATAACCGGCTGGCCCGACGGCGAGCCGACAAAGGTCGGCGTCGCGGTCGCGGACATGGTCTGCGGGCTGTACGCCTCGAACGCGGTCCTCGCCGCGCTGCACAGACGGAGTGAGACCGGAGAAGGCTCCCACATCGAAGTTCCGCTCTTTGAAAGCACACTGTCGTGGCTCGGGAACCGCGCTCAGGAGTACCTCGTTACGGGAGAGGACACGGGCCGGATGGGAAACGAGCACCCGACGCTCGTCCCGTACCAGACCTTCGAGGCAAAGGACAAGACCATCGCGGTCGCGGTTGGAAACGACGCGCAGTTCGAGAGGCTGTGCAGGGCCGTCGAGCGCGACGACCTCGCAGAAGACGGGCGGTTTGCGAAGAACTCCGGGCGCGTGGAGAACCGGGCCGAGCTCACGGCGGAGCTTCAGCGGACGTTTACGAAAAGGAGCGCTTCGGACTGGATCTCCACAATCCGCGAAGCGGGCGTCCCGTGCGGCCCGGTAAACACACTCGCCGAGGTCTTCGAGGACAGACACGTGCTTGAGAGCGGGATGCTGCGGGAGGTGGATCACCCCGCCGCCGGGACGCTCCGGATGCTCACCTCACCGCTCCTTGTAGACGGCGAACGTCCGGGCGTCCGCCGGCCGCCCCCGAGGCTCGGCGAGCACACGGAAGAGGCGGGCTGGGAGTAA